The following coding sequences lie in one Aspergillus luchuensis IFO 4308 DNA, chromosome 8, nearly complete sequence genomic window:
- a CDS encoding uncharacterized protein (COG:S;~EggNog:ENOG410Q0NU;~TransMembrane:1 (o76-100i)) translates to MEALMQARQEQYGSTSVPLYGTTTSATSPTLTTPSSSSAVSPKTTSASVIHSSSSSTPTTTASSLPSHNNGVSKGALAGAIVGSIAGTALLAIIGAALFFRRKKGTTHSSSSGDSDRDGVELVKPRARVQALSSHSPLSQTGGRNSLLDLIPFIPQPADDQTVSTRIQTLFDHIGLHIDNYYVPARHETVSPTPEEAIRIESYASTSITGSLITALASRRARRPVLNHVLARTILQAIQPRGSLYPPFMESHGVEPLSASTSTRDMFAWRMLTARLHPEYVDLSSAAAQRNIAALAENFSEAFAIYQDPELSDAERRRHLASVVREAAQLSVWLFTQPCSFNFSWSAPSPGSIVVLPAVIKMSDERGDALPVPQKMVEETIAQI, encoded by the coding sequence ATGGAAGCCTTGATGCAAGCTCGCCAAGAGCAATATGGTTCAACATCGGTGCCCTTGTATGGCACTACGACAAGCGCAACTTCCCCGACTCTAACTACACCGAGCTCTTCATCAGCGGTATCCCCTAAAACCACGTCGGCAAGTGTGATacattcctcctcatccagcaccCCTACCACCACTGCATCCAGTCTGCCATCGCACAATAACGGAGTCAGCAAGGGCGCCCTGGCAGGTGCAATCGTTGGATCGATTGCCGGGACTGCTCTTCTTGCCATAATTGGGGCTGCACTCTTCTttcgaagaaagaaaggcacTACTCATTCTAGCAGCTCTGGTGACTCCGATCGGGATGGCGTGGAGTTGGTGAAACCGCGAGCCAGAGTTCAAGCCCTATCGAGTCactctcccctttctcaGACAGGCGGCCGAAATTCGCTCCTCGATTTGATACCTTTTATTCCCCAGCCAGCCGATGACCAAACTGTCAGCACGCGCATACAGACTCTCTTCGACCACATCGGTCTGCATATCGACAACTACTACGTGCCTGCAAGACATGAAACCGTATCACCAACCCCGGAGGAAGCTATTCGCATAGAAAGCTATGCTTCTACCTCGATTACCGGATCCTTGATAACCGCTTTAGCTAGCCGTCGCGCCCGTCGACCTGTCCTCAATCATGTCTTGGCTCGAACCATCTTACAAGCAATTCAACCTAGAGGGTCTCTGTATCCTCCGTTCATGGAGTCTCATGGGGTTGAACCTCTCTCAGCCTCAACTTCGACTCGTGACATGTTCGCGTGGCGCATGCTGACAGCTCGTCTCCATCCGGAGTACGTGGACCTGTCTTCGGCAGCTGCACAAAGGAACATCGCTGCTCTCGCAGAGAACTTTTCAGAAGCCTTTGCGATATACCAAGATCCTGAACTCTCCGATGCAGAGCGCCGGCGTCACCTGGCCAGTGTCGTTAGGGAGGCAGCTCAGCTGAGTGTATGGCTGTTTACCCAGCCGTGCTCGTTCAACTTTAGCTGGAGTGCGCCGTCTCCTGGCTCTATTGTTGTTTTACCAGCGGTCATAAAAATGAGTGATGAACGGGGTGATGCACTACCCGTTCCTCAGAAGATGGTGGAGGAAACGATTGCTCAGATATGA
- a CDS encoding uncharacterized protein (COG:S;~EggNog:ENOG410PZ0M): MPMSTTSTSTSTSPNTSLSDQASLTTNPPHPNLQIPPTPPLLFPSAHHESTEILQTLTHIRTHLHRASHLYAQKAAFLDDLERQWIESTIADTADAVHALAVLVEPVRVEWEVRNQPTRHHNVKGRSKRMSMGLGTQLRWVCRDGQRAKVQRSRLMVCYSSLMVVLERLMGVGCDDGGKGVVGRGGGEVLGIEEVEVQELPGEGEALGIGAGAYTDGEASSGVNAMKGGGLGLDVKDEMRDLLRWRQAKGNNI; this comes from the coding sequence ATGCCCATGTCCACAACATCAACCTCCACCTCGACATCACCCAACACCTCACTATCGGATCAAGCCTCCCTCACAACCAATCCTCCACACCCAAACCTACAAAtaccacccaccccacccctcctcttcccctccgcgCACCACGAATCAACCGAAatcctccaaaccctcaCGCACATCCGCACGCATCTTCACCGCGCCTCGCACCTCTACGCCCAAAAGGCAGCGTTTCTTGACGATTTAGAAAGACAATGGATTGAGTCTACGATTGCAGATACAGCGGACGCGGTGCATGCGTTAGCGGTGTTGGTTGAGCCGGTGAGGGTGGAGTGGGAGGTGAGGAATCAGCCCACTAGACATCATAATGTCAAGGGGAGGAGTAAGCGGATGTCAATGGGATTGGGGACGCAGTTGAGGTGGGTATGTAGGGATGGGCAGAGGGCGAAGGTGCAGAGGAGCAGGTTGATGGTTTGTTATTCGAGCTTGATGGTGGTTTTGGAGaggttgatgggggtgggttgCGATGATGGAGGGAAAGGGGTAgtagggagaggaggcgggGAGGTATTGGGTAtagaggaggtggaggtacAGGAGTTGcctggggagggtgaggcgCTTGGTATTGGCGCTGGCGCTTATACTGATGGCGAGGCGAGTTCGGGAGTGAACGCTATgaaaggaggagggttggggTTAGATGTTAAGGATGAGATGCGGGATTTATTACGCTGGAGGCAGGCGAAgggaaataatatttag
- a CDS encoding uncharacterized protein (SECRETED:SignalP(1-15)): MFFRILALFAVTVLATLNDVTNQGTPAVKTVTTWETVTRSPVTTAVTKTVPPDSSGNANSLSWNYPTSTPLSFSISSYSSSSTGTSTSESSAASTASESSSVSTGGAPDITGGLAMRLAGAAGALGFALAL; this comes from the coding sequence ATGTTTTTCAGGATACTCGCCCTCTTCGCAGTGACAGTGTTAGCCACACTCAACGATGTTACAAACCAGGGTACACCCGCCGTTAAGACCGTAACCACTTGGGAAACTGTCACCAGATCTCCAGTTACCACGGCTGTCACCAAAACCGTGCCGCCAGATTCAAGTGGAAATGCCAATAGCCTTTCCTGGAATTATCCAACATCGACGCCGTTATCGTTCTCTATCTCCTCGTATTCATCGTCGTCGACAGGGACAAGTACGTCCGAGTCGAGTGCTGCATCCACCGCCTCAGAGAGCTCTTCTGTGTCAACTGGGGGTGCACCTGACATCACCGGAGGCCTTGCCATGCGtcttgctggtgctgctggagcCCTTGGCTTTGCTCTTGCTCTGTAA
- a CDS encoding aminoglycoside phosphotransferase family protein (COG:S;~EggNog:ENOG410PUFP;~InterPro:IPR011009,IPR002575;~PFAM:PF01636), with translation MIKPNVTPWTWRPSQSLSLCIGAMSSSASTSRKFSTMNDDRQIYEYTSGRWIYNEHTRLAERRTEINVDALKSTVARSLQRSDTGIKCLSKLAEGGFNRVLQITMLDGIKVLSRLPYPSTQPKGFAVASEVATLALLRAHGLPVPRVYAYSTDATNPVGSEYIIMEELPGQPLGDRWFGLSDRERLKVLLQLVQLEAKIYAIQLPASGSIYYASDLPSDSPRVAVPDSDFCIGPDAALKWWFAERASLRVDCGPCADPIDVLRNPALKELAWLRKYGRPRFPFERAYRESMGYRLSDPSEHIESLESYLKIAPRLLPSNEFLRPVLRHPDLQPNNIFVSDDLEIVGLIDWQHAAVLPLFLAAGIPKFVQNYDDPESLHFRPPPTPDLEDLDEEEKADALHDFRRRHTHFFYLAFTQRFNEPHFRAMDQTTNMLTRLVFSHAGDPWEGNNIPLLADLVLLAKSWHEYSTDPCPISFSTAKSDSIMHLQSMQEEIDIQLKHIRNAISISIDGWTPSEEYEAACARARQMKVDGLASLDTDYEREMTDRHWPFDDHNEDE, from the exons ATGATCAAACCGAACGTGACACCGTGGACATGGCGCCCATCTCAATCACTTTCCTTATGTATAGGTGCGATGTCGTCTTCGGCTTCCACGTCCCGGAAATTTTCCACGATGAATGACGATCGTCAAATCTACGAATACACATCTGGTCGATGGAT ATATAACGAGCACACTCGTCTCGCTGAGCGTCGCACGGAAATTAATGTTGATGCATTGAAAAGTACTGTAGCTCGGTCCCTACAGAGATCTGACACAGGTATTAAATGCCTTTCAAAATTGGCGGAAGGGGGCTTCAACCGTGTCCTTCAGATCACCATGCTTGATGGTATTAAAGTCCTTTCTCGATTGCCATATCCTTCAACACAACCAAAAGGATTCGCAGTCGCAAGTGAGGTGGCGACCTTGGCTCTCCTTCGGGCTCATGGTCTTCCTGTACCCCGGGTATATGCATACTCCACAGATGCTACAAACCCTGTTGGCTCGGAGTATATCATCATGGAGGAACTACCAGGGCAACCGCTTGGTGATCGGTGGTTTGGTTTGTCGGATCGAGAACGCCTCAAGGTTCTTCTGCAGCTTGTACAGTTAGAAGCAAAGATTTATGCTATTCAGCTACCCGCGAGTGGAAGCATATATTACGCGAGCGATCTGCCATCTGACTCACCACGCGTCGCCGTTCCAGATTCTGATTTCTGCATTGGCCCCGATGCAGCTCTTAAATGGTGGTTCGCGGAGCGTGCCTCTCTCCGTGTCGACTGCGGTCCTT GTGCGGACCCGATCGATGTTCTCCGAAATCCTGCGTTAAAGGAACTAGCCTGGCTGCGCAAATATGGCCGCCCACGCTTCCCTTTTGAGCGCGCATATCGCGAGTCCATGGGTTACCGATTGTCCGACCCCAGTGAGCATATTGAGTCGCTGGAATCCTACCTCAAGATTGCACCTCGACTGCTCCCATCAAATGAATTCTTGCGTCCGGTCCTTCGCCACCCTGATCTTCAGCCCAACAACATCTTCGTCTCAGATGACCTGGAAATCGTCGGGCTAATTGACTGGCAACATGCAGCTGTCCTTCCGCTCTTCCTCGCCGCCGGCATTCCCAAGTTCGTCCAGAACTACGATGATCCTGAATCGCTTCACTTTCGCCCGCCACCAACTCCGGATTTAGAAGatctggacgaggaggaaaaggctgATGCTCTTCATGACTTCCGACGACGCCATACCCACTTTTTCTATTTGGCATTCACTCAGCGGTTCAATGAGCCTCACTTCCGCGCTATGGATCAGACCACAAACATGCTAACTCGGCTCGTCTTTAGCCATGCGGGCGACCCCTGGGAGGGCAACAATATTCCGCTTCTAGCTGACCTTGTCTTATTGGCCAAATCCTGGCACGAATACTCAACTGACCCGTGTCCAATATCCTTCTCTACGGCCAAGTCAGATTCTATCATGCATTTGCAAAGCATGCAAGAAGAGATTGACATCCAACTGAAACATATCCGTAATGCTATTAGTATCAGtattgatggatggactCCTTCGGAAGAGTATGAAGCTGCCTGTGCCCGTGCTCGTCAGATGAAAGTTGATGGCCTCGCTTCACTGGATACAGACTACGAGCGCGAAATGACGGATCGACACTGGCCGTTCGATGACCACAACGAGGATGAGTAG
- a CDS encoding GMC family oxidoreductase (CAZy:AA3;~COG:E;~EggNog:ENOG410PM8U;~InterPro:IPR012132,IPR036188,IPR000172,IPR007867;~PFAM:PF05199,PF00732;~go_function: GO:0016614 - oxidoreductase activity, acting on CH-OH group of donors [Evidence IEA];~go_function: GO:0050660 - flavin adenine dinucleotide binding [Evidence IEA];~go_process: GO:0055114 - oxidation-reduction process [Evidence IEA]), whose product MATTAYDFVVIGGGTAGLVTATRLSEDPNTSVLVLEAGADLTADPRVNIPIFYAALLGSDADWKFQSAPQPGLNGRVIGLNQGKTLGGSSSLNAHVFVPPFEGAVDSWEELGNPGWNWAILKDYLTKAYSSPTVAQDDKESLAIEDWPELNAAKGPIQTSFGNVTHPIRKAWAELFRSRGEYNGGDPFIHSSVGSFSCLASIDAEGKRSNSALAYYKPVELRQNLHVLTNALVERVLFDESKPPRAIGVQYSHDGASKTVQAKSEVILAAGVFQSPKILQLSGVGGAELLNQHGIDVVMDLPGVGQNLQDHMISYTAFQAKPELETKDSLVRQEPEAIGQAMQEYAATKSGPLASLGVHTYAYLPLPEQDRRDIQALFTSDAPENSHHKATQAYYDIAKATILDPKQPSAAYLSALGQTNYAKDLRDGSIPDASPGKFVTLGVMLSQPLSRGSVQITSNNPETPPIIDPGYMSNPLDLEVMARHLLRIKKLAESPQLGELLEQPLKFRDPDADFQGDLDAAKKYARDNLVSMWHFAGTCFMLPREKDGVVDSNLKVHGIEGLRVVDASAIPLISTANLQATVYAFAERAADLIKQGRKSE is encoded by the exons ATGGCTACTACTGCATATGACTTTGTCGTCATTGGCGGCGGTACGGCTGGCCTGGTGACTGCTACTCGACTGAGCGAGGACCCCAACACCTCCGTCCTCGTTCTTGAAGCAGGTGCCGACTTGACAGCAGATCCCCGCGTGAACATTCCTATCTTTTATGCCGCGCTACTTGGATCTGACGCTGATTGGAAATTCCAATCGGCCCCTCAG CCGGGTCTCAATGGCAGAGTGATTGGTCTTAATCAGGGCAAAACACTCGGAGGATCCAGTTCATTGAATGCACACGTCTTTGTTCCTCCATTTGAAGGGGCTGTTGACTCATGGGAAGAACTCGGTAATCCCGGATGGAATTGGGCCATATTGAAAGATTATTTGACCAAGGCCTACAGCAGTCCAACTGTAGCACAGGATGACAAGGAAAGTCTGGCAATTGAGGACTGGCCTGAATTGAACGCAGCGAAAGGTCCAATCCAAACATCTTTTGGCAACGTGACACACCCTATCCGCAAAGCATGGGCTGAACTGTTTCGCAGCCGTGGAGAATACAATGGCGGGGATCCATTCATTCACAGTTCTGTGGGCTCCTTCAGTTGCCTTGCTAGTATTGACGCGGAGGGTAAGAGAAGTAACTCTGCCTTGGCTTACTATAAACCTGTGGAGCTTCGCCAAAACCTTCATGTCCTTACAAACGCTCTTGTTGAAAGAGTCTTGTTTGACGAAAGCAAGCCTCCCAGGGCTATTGGGGTCCAATACAGTCATGATGGGGCCTCAAAGACTGTTCAGGCAAAGAGTGAAGTCATACTTGCTGCTGGCGTTTTCCAATCTCCGAAAATCCTCCAACTTTCGGGAGTTGGTGGAGCAGAACTTCTAAACCAGCATGGTATCGATGTGGTTATGGACCTTCCCGGAGTTGGGCAAAATCTTCAGG ATCATATGATCTCATACACCGCATTCCAAGCAAAGCCTGAACTAGAAACAAAGGACTCTCTGGTTAGACAGGAGCCTGAAGCCATTGGTCAGGCAATGCAGGAATATGCTGCCACGAAGTCTGGGCCCCTCGCGTCACTAGGGGTTCATACCTACGCCTATTTACCTCTTCCCGAACAGGACAGACGTGATATCCAGGCACTGTTTACCAGCGACGCTCCTGAGAACTCACATCACAAGGCAACCCAAGCCTACTATGACATTGCCAAGGCCACTATCCTTGACCCTAAGCAACCATCAGCTGCGTACCTATCCGCCTTGGGGCAGACAAATTATGCCAAAGATCTCAGGGACGGGAGTATCCCAGATGCTTCACCTGGAAAGTTCGTCACGCTTGGAGTAATGCTCTCTCAACCGCTTTCCCGCGGAAGCGTTCAAAT TACGTCCAACAACCCTGAAACCCCTCCAATCATTGACCCTGGCTACATGTCAAACCCTCTCGACCTGGAAGTCATGGCACGTCACTTGCTCCGTATCAAGAAACTGGCAGAGTCACCTCAGCTTGGGGAGTTGCTTGAACAGCCATTGAAGTTCCGTGACCCAGATGCAGACTTCCAAGGAGACTTGGATGCCGCAAAGAAGTACGCTCGGGACAATTTAGTCTCCATGTGGCACTTCGCGGGAACCTGTTTCATGCTGCCTCGCGAGAAGGACGGAGTGGTGGATTCCAATCTGAAGGTCCACGGTATCGAAGGTCTGAGGGTTGTGGATGCGAGTGCTATCCCGCTTATAAGCACGGCGAATCTGCAAGCTACTGTGTATGCGTTTGCGGAGAGAGCGGCGGACCTCATCAAGCAGGGTCGGAAGAGCGAGTAA